From Kiritimatiellia bacterium, one genomic window encodes:
- the tig gene encoding trigger factor — protein MKIKVEKDGPCRKSLIVEQPAETAETEYRKVLENFVRFASIPGFRKGRAPANLVASRFAREIREETGDRLVAGSYREAIKQAQLDPLSILDVKTEMEPGKPMVYRLVLDVPPEFKLPKYQHIAVSAREVSVSEDDVQKAFDRFLERLAAVENVSDRPVRKGDWVQIDYARRDNGAQPKSSGARRSDKFAAGRNFWMVAGEDDTLLPGFAAAVEGMPIGGRREISLQLPPDFNRPELAGKQVVYDVTLKAARERKKPVMNDDFFKSAGVQSEPELRDKIKASLLEEALRLDKERREKEIIDYLLERTAMELPESIVQEEIRHMFASIARDRLMRGTTREQLASQKEEILALASKTSVEKVKLGYILHRIGEQEKIAAEDAEVEQEIQNMARDYRMTPDELKKELEKKDEMDALRHGIRMKKILDFLLANSVVGEKGLMTRLFGGGRQKEEAGVAKTVN, from the coding sequence ATGAAAATAAAAGTTGAAAAAGACGGTCCCTGCCGTAAAAGCCTGATCGTGGAACAGCCGGCCGAGACTGCGGAAACCGAATATCGCAAGGTCCTTGAAAATTTTGTGCGTTTCGCCAGCATTCCCGGGTTCCGAAAGGGGCGGGCGCCGGCCAATCTGGTTGCAAGCCGTTTTGCCAGGGAAATCCGCGAGGAAACCGGCGACCGCCTTGTGGCCGGCTCTTATCGCGAGGCGATCAAGCAGGCCCAATTGGACCCGCTCTCAATCCTGGATGTGAAAACCGAAATGGAGCCCGGCAAGCCGATGGTCTACCGGCTTGTCCTTGATGTGCCGCCCGAATTCAAGCTGCCGAAATATCAGCACATTGCTGTCTCCGCCAGGGAAGTTTCCGTTTCGGAAGACGATGTTCAAAAGGCGTTTGACCGTTTTCTTGAGCGTCTGGCCGCAGTTGAAAATGTGTCCGATCGTCCCGTGCGCAAGGGCGACTGGGTGCAGATTGATTACGCCCGCCGGGACAACGGCGCTCAGCCGAAATCATCCGGCGCCCGCCGCTCCGACAAATTTGCCGCCGGCCGGAACTTCTGGATGGTGGCCGGCGAAGACGACACCTTGCTCCCGGGTTTTGCGGCCGCCGTTGAGGGCATGCCGATCGGCGGCCGGCGGGAAATTTCCCTGCAATTGCCGCCCGATTTCAACCGGCCGGAGTTGGCCGGCAAACAGGTCGTCTACGACGTGACGCTCAAGGCGGCTCGTGAACGCAAAAAACCGGTCATGAACGATGATTTTTTTAAATCCGCGGGGGTGCAGTCGGAGCCCGAGCTGAGGGATAAAATAAAGGCCTCGCTTCTGGAGGAAGCGCTCCGCCTGGATAAAGAGCGCCGCGAAAAGGAGATCATTGATTATCTCCTTGAACGCACCGCCATGGAACTGCCCGAATCAATCGTCCAGGAGGAAATCCGGCACATGTTCGCTTCCATCGCGCGCGACCGGCTTATGCGCGGAACGACCCGGGAGCAGCTTGCCTCCCAGAAGGAGGAAATCCTGGCGCTCGCCTCCAAAACCTCCGTCGAAAAAGTTAAACTGGGTTATATCCTGCACCGGATCGGCGAGCAGGAAAAAATCGCCGCGGAGGACGCCGAGGTTGAACAGGAAATCCAGAACATGGCCCGCGATTACCGCATGACGCCCGATGAGCTTAAAAAAGAGCTTGAGAAAAAAGATGAAATGGACGCGCTCCGGCATGGAATCAGAATGAAAAAAATTCTTGATTTTCTGCTGGCCAACTCCGTTGTCGGCGAAAAAGGGCTGATGACGCGCCTGTTCGGCGGCGGCCGGCAGAAAGAGGAAGCCGGAGTTGCGAAAACGGTTAATTAA
- the rho gene encoding transcription termination factor Rho, which yields MRERDNHDETAARRRGRAPRYVKSRPSVSKIYTDSDPIPPRNNGNGMEREQAPLEKNDRPAGLGAAGDVRPAGGAANAAAAASGQTTAETSGASSARPAGGGKAIHLSDLQKKTVLELNAMASASGLTDLGALRKHELIFEILRANASANGALFGKGVLEILPDGFGFLRSPYYNYLPCPEDIYVSPSQIRRFALRTGDSVEGEIRSPRDKERFFALLRVEEVNGENPEKANSKVPFENLTPLFPDRRIMLEREHDEISMRVMDLFTPIGMGQRGLIVAPPRTGKTVLLQKIANSISKNHPKIDLIVLLIDERPEEVTDMERNTKAHVLSSTFDEPPERHIQVAEMVIEMSKRMVECGRDVVILLDSITRLARAYNTMQPHSGKILSGGVDATALHKPKRFFGAARNIEHGGSLTIIATALVDTGSRMDEVIFEEFKGTGNMELSLDRHLVDKRVFPAINIEKSGTRKEELLLHPDELNRIWVLRKALNGVPPVEAMELVVNKLKKTKTNAEFLLTMHE from the coding sequence ATGAGAGAAAGAGATAATCACGACGAAACGGCAGCCAGGCGGAGAGGACGCGCTCCACGTTATGTTAAAAGCCGTCCGTCTGTTTCCAAGATCTATACCGATTCCGATCCGATTCCGCCGCGGAATAACGGCAATGGAATGGAGCGGGAGCAGGCGCCGCTGGAGAAGAATGACCGGCCCGCCGGGTTGGGGGCCGCCGGGGATGTCAGGCCGGCGGGCGGCGCCGCGAACGCGGCGGCGGCCGCGTCCGGACAGACAACCGCGGAAACCTCAGGCGCTTCATCCGCCCGTCCGGCCGGCGGGGGAAAAGCGATCCACCTTTCCGATTTACAGAAAAAAACGGTGCTGGAATTGAATGCCATGGCTTCCGCCAGCGGCCTGACGGATTTGGGCGCCCTGCGCAAGCATGAGCTGATTTTTGAAATTCTCAGGGCCAACGCCAGCGCGAACGGCGCGCTCTTTGGCAAAGGGGTGCTGGAGATACTGCCGGACGGGTTCGGATTTCTGCGCTCGCCTTATTACAATTATCTGCCCTGCCCGGAAGATATTTATGTTTCCCCCTCGCAGATCAGGCGTTTTGCGCTGCGGACCGGCGATTCCGTTGAAGGTGAAATAAGGTCCCCGCGCGACAAGGAAAGATTTTTTGCCCTCTTGCGGGTGGAAGAGGTTAACGGGGAAAATCCTGAAAAGGCGAACAGCAAGGTGCCTTTTGAAAATCTGACCCCGCTTTTCCCGGACCGGCGCATCATGCTGGAGCGGGAACACGATGAAATATCCATGCGCGTCATGGATCTCTTTACGCCGATCGGGATGGGGCAGCGCGGGCTCATCGTCGCCCCGCCCCGCACCGGAAAAACGGTGTTGCTCCAGAAAATTGCCAACAGTATTTCAAAAAATCACCCCAAGATTGACCTGATCGTGCTGCTTATTGACGAACGGCCGGAGGAGGTAACCGACATGGAGCGCAACACCAAGGCGCACGTGCTGAGTTCAACTTTTGACGAGCCGCCCGAACGGCACATCCAGGTGGCGGAAATGGTCATTGAAATGTCCAAACGGATGGTGGAGTGCGGCCGCGACGTGGTCATCCTGCTTGACAGCATCACCCGCCTGGCGCGCGCCTATAACACCATGCAGCCGCACAGCGGTAAAATTCTTTCGGGAGGCGTGGATGCCACCGCCCTGCACAAGCCGAAGAGATTTTTCGGGGCCGCGCGGAATATTGAGCACGGCGGCAGCCTGACGATTATTGCCACCGCCCTGGTGGACACCGGCAGTAGGATGGACGAGGTGATTTTTGAGGAATTCAAGGGCACCGGCAACATGGAGTTGAGCCTGGACCGCCATTTGGTTGATAAACGGGTGTTTCCGGCCATCAACATTGAAAAATCCGGGACGCGCAAAGAAGAATTGTTGCTTCATCCGGACGAATTGAATAGAATATGGGTTTTGCGCAAGGCTTTGAACGGCGTGCCGCCGGTTGAAGCCATGGAACTGGTCGTGAATAAATTAAAGAAGACCAAAACCAACGCCGAGTTTCTTTTAACAATGCATGAATGA